The nucleotide sequence TAGAAATTCTTATTGCTGGAAGCATAAAAAATGATGAGAGATGTAAAATGGAACTCTATGATTCATATTGTGATGCGATGTATAACATAGCTTGTAGATATGTTAAAAATAATGAAGATGCAAAAGATGTAATGCAAGAAGGGTTCTTAAAAGCATTTTTGAATATAAAGAGTTATAAAACAGAGTTTAGTTTTGGTGCGTGGTTAAAGCGTATTATTATAAATCAGAGTATTGATTATTTGAAGAAAAGAAAACTGGAATTAGTTAATACTGAAGTTGAAGAATTACAAATTATTGATACAGAAGATTGGAATTTTAGTGCAAGAATTACAAAAGACCAAATAATTAAAAGTGTTGAGCAATTAAGCGAGAAGTATAAAATAGTAGTGAAGATGTATTTATTTGAAGGTTATGATCATGAAGAAATTTCTCAAATATTAGAGATACCAATAAAGACATCACGAACGCATTTACGACGAGGACGCATAAAACTACAAGAACTTTTAAAAGATAAGAGATATGGAACAGGATATTAGAAAGCTATTTGAAACCGAGGTAGATATTGATAAAAAATTACCAGCTTCACATAGAGATGAGTTTCAAAGAAAACTAAAAGCATCAAAACCAGAACGAAAGCAAAAAAACGATATTCAAAGTGTATTTAAATATGCTGCTGCAATTTTAATATTTGTCACACTTGGCTATGTTTCATTCAATACATTAACAGAAGAGTCAATAATCAAAGAATCTGCTTTGGAACTACAATTAAAAGAAGTTGAAAAGGAATATTTGGAAAATATTGAAAAAGAATGGCAGAATTTTAAGGCATTAACAAATGATGAAAAATTAGTAGAGCGCTATGAAAAAGAACTCAATGAATTAAATGCTGATTATCAAATCATTTCCACACAATTTAAGACAGATAGTCGCAACATTTTAATTGTTGAGAATCTTGTAAATAATCTGCAAAGACGCTTACAATTATTAAAAGACATTCAAGCTCATATAAAATTAATCAACCAAGAAAGCGAACAGTATGAAAACACTATTTAACATCTTGTTACTGCTAATCACAGTAACTCATATTCATGCCCAAAAACATAAAGTTTTACAAAAGGTTTTTGAAACTGATTTAAATACTACAGCAGTTTTTAATTTAACAGGTGTTAATGTGAAAATTCAACCATCAATAGATGGAAAAATGCACTTTGATTATGAATTAAACTTTAAAAACTATTCAAAAAAAGAAATAAAAGAAGAACTTGATAAAATTGAAGTAGAAGTTACAAAGTTTGATAATAATATTCATTTAGAATCAAATAGTATTAGTTCTGTTCATACAAGTTTTAATGTGGAACCTCATATAGGAGTTGTTTTGGAAGATGATTTTTTTAAAAAAAGCGATTCTATAGTGAGTACCTTTAAAAGAAAAACAAAAGACAGTATTCTAAGACAAGTAAATATAAGCCCTATTGACGAAATGAAGAGCTTTTTCAAATACTTTAAAACACTTGATAAAAATGGTAAAAAAGTGAATTTGAGAACTAAAAATGTGAAAGTAAAACGTACTGTGTTCATTATAAAAATTCCTCCTTATGTTAAATTGAATATTTTGGCTGAAAAATCTAACATTTATATAGAAGATGATTTTTTAAATGAGATAAGCCTAACATCTGTTGCTGGTTCGTTTAAAGCAAAACATTTGTCAAATAGTAATAATAATATAGAAATTAACGATGCGCCAATAAAAATTGAAATGTTATCAAATGGAACCTATAAATTTAAAAATGTAAAGAATGGACTTATAGCTAAAGTTGAAAACATTAATATGACTTCAGAATTTTCTAAAATTGAGTTTGGAGAGATTGGAAAAAACGTAAAGATTACAGACTTTAATAGTGAGCTTTGGTTTTATAATTTTTCAAATAATTTTGAGCGTTTCGATATAGATGCAGAATACACAAAGCTTAATTTATTTTATCCGAAAGACGACTATAGTATAGATGCTTTTGGATATAACACTATTTTTTATGCTGGTGAGGCAAAAATTACGATGCAACCAAATAAAAAAGGAGAAAAGTTCAAAATGTTTCAAAGTAAACCTAAAGGGATAGGTGTATTTGCAGGGAAAATGTATTTCGATATTATTCACGGTATAATAAGAGTAGACGACGAGTTTATTAAAATTAATCAATAACAAATAGCTTATGAAAAATTTAGTTTTAACTGTAGCACTTTTGTGCTTCGGAAGTTTAACAGCGCAACAAACTGTACATTTACAAACAGAATATGGCTCAAAAAACAAAGAAGTTCATGAACTTCTCAGGTTTGAAGGTATTGAAATTATTGACTTGAATTTTTCAGGGGAACAATTAAAAGAAAAAGAGTATACCATTTTAATTAAGGAATTTACCAATGGGAGTTTATCTAAAACGGACACATTAATTAGTTCAAAACAAGATGATTACTTGCAGCCTATAGAAAAAGACAATTTTGGTTTTAAATTCTTTGTAAAAACACAATTGGACAATACGATAAAAATGACGTCAATTTTTGATCGCTTTTCTACAAACAAAACATATAATATTAAAGCAACTGATGACAGTTATGCATTACACGATTTTTTAAATGGTACTGAGCCTATGAAAATTGAGATTGGTAAACCAACTTACATCATGGGCTATTTTTTACCATATTTAGATAAAGAAACGGGTTGGAAAAGATATTGTGAGGTTTCAGGAAGCAAATACAATCCTGATGATTGGGGAACGATGTTTAACATCCCTAATTACTTTCTTATTGAAATTACATTTGAATAAAAGAGCCTAACTTTAATCACTAGGCATACGAATTTTAATAACTAATGACGATAAAATAGTGATGCAGCCAATAAGTAAAATAGCATAGTCCATACCAAAAATATCAGCAGTGATACCAGAAATAATGGCACCAATGGCATAGCCTAAGTCACGCCATAGTCTAAAAGAACCAATACTTTCAGCTCGCTGGTTTGGGGAAGTTGCATCAGCAATAGCAGCTAAGAATGTTGGATATACAATAGCGGTTCCCAAACCTAAAAGCGCTGATATGGTTGCTAATTCAAAAAATGTAGTACTATATGGAATAAAAATAATGGCAGCACCTTGCAATAACATGCCCCAAAACAACATGGCTTTTTTAGAATAATGGTCTGCCATTTTCCCTGTGAATAATTGACCCAATCCCCAAACTGTTGGGTAAATAGCTGCAATAATGCCAATGTTTTCTGTAGAATAGTTTAATGATAATAATACCATTGGTAATAAACCCCAAATCATACCATCATTTAAGTTATTAACCAATCCAGCTTGCGTGATTGAACTCAATGTTTTATTCTTAAATGAGGTTTCTATAAATACATTCGTTAGCTGTTCTGTCTTATTAGTTGTATGCTCTTTTTGCATAAATACTCTGGTGTCTTTCACCAAGAAAATAGAAGATAATAATCCAAGAACTGCAATACCAATTCCTAAATAAAAAGGATAAGGTGTAATACCATAAACATCGGCAATATAACCAGTAAAAAAAGCGACGACCCCAACTGCAAAATAGCCAGAAAATTCGTTAAGTCCCATAGCTAAACCACGATTTTTTTCACCAACTAAATCTATTTTCATTACGATAGTACTACTCCAAGTAAAACCTTGGCTAACACCTAATAAAATATTAGCAAAAATCACCCAATTCCAGTGATTGGCATATATTAGAATAAACGGAATAGGCAGAGCAATAATCCAACCAAAAATCAATAAGTTTTTGCGTCCAAATTTGTTTGCTAAACGTCCTGTGAAATAATTCGCGATGGCTTTTGTAATTCCGAAAGCGATTATAAAAGATAAAATAGCTGATGTTGTGGCTACACCAAATTCTATTTCTGCAAACTGCGGAAATATACTTCGTTCCAAACCAACCATACCACCAACAAAGGCATTAACAATAACTAGAATGGTAAATTGTTCCCAGTTTTCTTTTAATCCCAGTTTTATAGAATCTGCCATATTATTTTAAAAAGCGTTTTAATTCTTTACGCTTCTTTTCTGGGATATAGTTATTATTGACTAATAATTGCAAATGCTCTTGATTTTTTTCTCTATCAAAAATAAGTTTAAAGAAATCGGCAATAGAGATACTATTTTTAGCTTTTTCAAACAACTCTATAGTGTCGCCAACAGTTACATTTCCTTGTTTTATAATTCGAACATAAGTTCCAGGTTTACCATGGTCTGCAAATTGTTGCATAATATCTAATGCGCCCATTTTGGCTGCAAAGGTTGTACAAGGTTCTCTAGGTTGCGTTACTTGTATAAAGGCATTACCTACTTTGTAAATATCGCCAACATGCAGTTGTGTTTCATCCAAACCTTCTACAGTTAGGTTTTCACCTAGCATACCGTAATACCAATCTAATTGTGGATATAAGTTTTTCCAATGGGCATAATTATCTGCCGAAAACAAATAACACGCTTTATATTCGCCACCATGTACTTTTCTATTTGATATTTCGTCGCCTTTTACTTCTTCTATATCAAGGTAAATAGGATTAGAGGTTGGCTTTTTAAAAATACCAGTACGTTGCTGTTTGCCGTTTATGGTTACAAATTCTGGTTTAGCTATATTGGTGGAGATTATTTTCAAGGTTCGTTTATTGTGTTCGTGTATGGTTTAGTTGCGGAGAGACTAAGATAGCAAAAAGGAAAGAAACCATTGTTCAGCAGCGAGGATTTTCTGAGAGGAAAATCAGAAGCAATTAGCTGTGCACGTTGTTGGGCTAAGTATTTTTTAGTTCTAATGTTTCTACAATTTCCTTAAAAATGGGTTTTGAAATATCTAGTTTTTTCTTTGTGAAGAATATTTTAGAGAAATATTCAAAATTATTATTTGATTC is from Pontimicrobium sp. SW4 and encodes:
- a CDS encoding RNA polymerase sigma factor, with protein sequence MKSNIEILIAGSIKNDERCKMELYDSYCDAMYNIACRYVKNNEDAKDVMQEGFLKAFLNIKSYKTEFSFGAWLKRIIINQSIDYLKKRKLELVNTEVEELQIIDTEDWNFSARITKDQIIKSVEQLSEKYKIVVKMYLFEGYDHEEISQILEIPIKTSRTHLRRGRIKLQELLKDKRYGTGY
- a CDS encoding MFS transporter; amino-acid sequence: MADSIKLGLKENWEQFTILVIVNAFVGGMVGLERSIFPQFAEIEFGVATTSAILSFIIAFGITKAIANYFTGRLANKFGRKNLLIFGWIIALPIPFILIYANHWNWVIFANILLGVSQGFTWSSTIVMKIDLVGEKNRGLAMGLNEFSGYFAVGVVAFFTGYIADVYGITPYPFYLGIGIAVLGLLSSIFLVKDTRVFMQKEHTTNKTEQLTNVFIETSFKNKTLSSITQAGLVNNLNDGMIWGLLPMVLLSLNYSTENIGIIAAIYPTVWGLGQLFTGKMADHYSKKAMLFWGMLLQGAAIIFIPYSTTFFELATISALLGLGTAIVYPTFLAAIADATSPNQRAESIGSFRLWRDLGYAIGAIISGITADIFGMDYAILLIGCITILSSLVIKIRMPSD
- a CDS encoding MOSC domain-containing protein; protein product: MKIISTNIAKPEFVTINGKQQRTGIFKKPTSNPIYLDIEEVKGDEISNRKVHGGEYKACYLFSADNYAHWKNLYPQLDWYYGMLGENLTVEGLDETQLHVGDIYKVGNAFIQVTQPREPCTTFAAKMGALDIMQQFADHGKPGTYVRIIKQGNVTVGDTIELFEKAKNSISIADFFKLIFDREKNQEHLQLLVNNNYIPEKKRKELKRFLK